In Haliotis asinina isolate JCU_RB_2024 chromosome 11, JCU_Hal_asi_v2, whole genome shotgun sequence, the genomic stretch cttgacttcctgtttgtttacttacTGAAGActgtttcgagggcattctacagtgttggcgatggcagtAAGTGCTCGTACTTTCGGAAAACGACTTAAGGtatgtatataaaggctagttacCGTGTTGTGAGGGACACAGATTCACAGATTCATATTCATTCGCTGGAATTTGTCATTCTGCCTCTACCAACGCTTCatctactgctgtcagaccgctcgccgAGTTACGATCTgcacgactgtttctctctcatactaagactttggtgagtttgctatactatatattttgtgacccattgccttaggtTTTGccgcatttgtattgtatttgaaatcgttattgttatattgacttgtgactttgaatACTTGCTCTCATTGACTTAATACAAGATTTGAATGtattaaacttgtctttgttctgttttgccggttcacaggggatttcttacattccttgtcacggtaaattcttaaccgtaacactatgAAATTCCATTGAAGCATTTTAATTTCACGCgcaaaaaaaacatttcttgagGAAGCTCATGGTACTGCAGTGGCCATAACGCTAGTCTAGTCCTTTTTCCCAAACCTGGTGGGCTCACATCAATCAGTCACATTACAGACCCATATATCTAAGTAGCTGTGTCTGTAGAACCATAAGTGAATCGTATATGACAGATTGCGATGTTTGAAAAAACACATGATTAAAAACTATGCTTTACGGAAAagtagaagaattattgatcataACAATCAAGATTAGTGAGTTCCCAAAGACTGTCTGTTATCTGTCATTTTATACTGTGTGGGTGTCGGTATGAGTCATTCAAAGTCCAAGTGATTCAGTAAATGGCTCACTATACACTAAACGTCAAAAGGTTCATTACCCTCCTACCTCTATGAATTACTTAAAAACTATCTAagatatgttaaaagttattaGTTTACAAGAAAACTTAATAACGCAGTTATTAACACagtgtgttacgagagtgtattttctgtaatttgtattgttattaaGTGATAgctattattgggtcacaaacttttgagtgatagttattatgggtcacttTTCGTATCACGCCACAAGTGTTTTTTTGCAACACGCCtgtaaggtagcgctttagagttgcctgcCTTTGGTGGGTGTTTTGAAAGGTGGTAATAAGGGAAGCCGATCACGAAGGTTCCATTATCAGATAGAATGCTCAAGAATCTGTGACAGTATGCATAAGGCCGGTTGTTGTGTTCACCACACACATGGACGTACACTCAGAGTTATACTGGAGTTCATTTATCACTCGGCCTACCTGCATAAGTCTGCCTCTTCTACAGCGCTTCACCTACATTCAAGATTGCTGGCTGTGATCGCTCTCTGAAAACCAAGCCTTTGCtgtgttgatattatatttgttacCCATTTCTTTAGATTAgattcagttgcattgtactggAAACCTCCATTGTGagtctttgtatcttgctcttctctattcaatacataatattgaatattttagacttgtctgtgttataattTGCTGGTTCATgtgggatttcttataccttttgccACGGAAAATTATCAACCATAACAAAAAGAAAGTCTTAAATGCATTCAAATTTAGGTGAAATGCATCGTTCTGAGAAAGATTAAATTGTCCTATTTTCGACCATGCCAAAATAAACCAAAAAAGAGGTAGTTTAGTGACGTCCAAAGTACAatgttaaaaatacaaatctgcTTTGAAACAAAGATACACCATTTAAAATCGCCATATTTTTCAACcattaaaacaagaaacaactgtTGTACAGTGTGTAAAATGGTGAAAAAAATCATTCCTATGATTTTGAGACGTTTTCTGCTGATTTGTATCAGTGAAAAAAACGTGTTTTTTTGATATAGTGAAAAAGTGTTTAGGAACACATCTTTGTTAACATTTTTGTTTGCAAAGTAACAATTTTCTATTTTGTGTTTACACATAGCCATGTCGCTCGCCAAAAGGAAAAGAGAGAATCATTCAAGCAGTATTTGAGAGGCAGCATCTATCACATATAATGTGAAAAAGACCAATAAACCCTATTCAATGATTCAAAGAACTGCTGCAGGGAATTCCGCAGCGGAACTGCAAGATGCCAAGTTAGCAcacaattttttaaaatcgAAATATATTGCCGCTGCTGGATGGGAGATGCTATGGGTGTGCCTGTTGTACGTGTGTTTCATTAAACTATGAAAGCCTGTTTTTTTAAGTCTCGTTCGGCACTTAAGGTCCAGACAGAGTGTGTTGGATCAGGAATGAGGAAGGGCTCTGCAAACACATTCGGACAACACTTCCGGAAGTATCAAAGTCATGCTCGGAGTTGGCTTTATGTAAATACAAGGCTGCACACATCGCTGTACTTGAAGACCTCCATGCACTGTTCATCTTTGTGTTTGAGTCAAGCAATATGCTAGAAAGGGTCAGCATCGATGtgcttttcaaaaacatataaacataaaaacTGTTTGAAATGTATATCATTGTTAGTTTGAGTGAAATATGTCATTGAATTATTCAAATGTTGCGCATGCGCAGAAGTATGGTAAGTTTTAATGCCCCGTTATCTTAAAAATGATCACTACGTATTAGTAAACATTTGAGGTAAGTTGGGTGCTTATTTCCGTCTTCTTCCTTTCCCTTCTTCCTCTTTTTCTTCCCTTCTGTTTGTAgttatttctttgtttcttttattttatttttctttttgtttaaaaaccAATGCCACTAATTTTACAATTCATCTGTTAAATTCTGTCAAAAAAGAACACCTACTCTTCTCGTTCATATGCTGACAGCTTTCAGATTAATCTGCTTTGCTTATAAATTACGTACGACAAGCAAGACCTGTGTCCCTTCCGTGGCGGCCAGCTGTGGATCATGTGTGAATCCTCAAAGTGTAACACTTGCTTGATGTACTACTCTccattgtgaaaaaaataccACACCAACGTAGTTTAAACATAGGTTGAATTCATCTATTACAACGTGTATTTGTTGCATCCGCAGCGCTATTTCCAGTGCCGTCCATGTCGAACTGTTGCGATTTGTCAATGTATCTCACTTTACTGTAAATCTCAGGGATTGAGCATTTCCTAATCAAGACTGTTTCCTTGATTCTGACTATGGCTGAACACACATATGAAATATGTGTATAGATATTCAGACACAAAAATACCTCTAACTTTAATACAAATTACACTCGTCTTAaaaaaactgtttatctttgGTGTCAACGGCAATTTATCGACTGAAATTTGAAACACTTAACGAAGGATATGGATGTTAATTATACATAGCTTTTGAAATGAATCTGGGGGTAAGGATGTTTCTAAATCCATGGTCATCGCGATACAACAAAGATACAAACCAGTGCTTTCACATGACATCACTTGTGCGTGATTTCACATGACTTGTGCGGTTAATGTGCCCCCAAACCAGCTTCATGTAATAACGGAACCAGTCGTAGTGAAATACCAGTACTGAAGGGAACATCACAAACCCAGTAATGAGACATGATATCTTCATCAGGGTCTTCTATGGTATTGAGGTTTATGTCTATTCATTGATTCAAGGTTCAAGATCTTCGATTGAGAATACCTTCTGTCACCCAGCATCTCCACTAACCAATATTTGTCGTCAATGACGACAACGGGGTCCTGTGGACTGACACTGTTGACGAGTGGTATCCCAGTTTTGTAGATCAATGCGGATCATGTCTACATTGATCCCACAACAAagaaatattcaataaaatcTTTCTGCGACTAAAGAAATAGTTGATGTGTTTTCATACTGTCTATCTAATATGAATTTGGCCGAGTTTAGTCCAGACATTTGAACGATCCACATCATTAGCATCGATACGCTCGTCCCTTATATAcagcggacccgtgaaggtctacccggggtagaataggccttcagcaacccatgcttgccataaaaggcgactcagcatgtcgtaagaggcgactaacgggatcgggtggtcaggctcgctgacttggttgacacatgtcatcggttccccattgcgcagatcgatgctaatgttgttgatcactggattgtctggtccagactcgattatttacagaccgccgccatatagctggaatattgctgagtgcggcgtaaaactaaactcactcactcacttatatacGCGAAACTGGTCTGGGACGATCCGTGCTATTCAGGGTTACACTTATATACTGTTATACTACATGCAGGAAATGACCATACGCTTGTTGTTCTTGTATAACTCTAAGTAATATTATGTCACAGCTATAGCCGTACTACCCCACTGTCCTCTATTTAATGGCCACAGAAAAAATGTGATGCCCTTGAACTATGTGTTACATAACATTATCAGAAAACACTTTAGTCTAGTTTTTTCTATACAAAGTAACTGATGATTCTCGGATGTGAactgaatatatacatgaagaCGCCATAGAATACTTCACAGTGCAAGACAGAGTAAACGAAATATTTAACGAAGTGGTATATAATCAGCGGATATTCGATATTGGTAAATCAATTTTTTGTAATGCTTAACTGCAATAACCACTTACAACCGTTCCAATAATACAATCTGCTATTGATTACCCGTTATGAAATATgcacatttgttttcattcactcagtgttacaaaatacatttgtattgaCTATTTACCCTTTATACTTGACCACAATTAGATGAAGCGCAATACATTTTTAGCAATAAATCCATGACGCTGCACCGCCATGTAGTAGACTTGTTAGGAGTCACTTCACAAACACTTTGACAGTAATGCTTTCAAAGATGGAGTGTGTGTTGATGTCAGTGATCCAGAGAAGGACAACTGGCCTTCTTCATTGCCTTGTCCTGTTTTTGACCATTCTGCTTCACGTAACAATGGCTTCGAGAAGAACCTTTACCTTCCTTCATTCTGACCATCTAAATGGCCATCTATGTTCCTACGGTGTCAGACAGCAAACTGAGGTTGTTAGTCAGCTTGACTGCGCCAGAAAGTGTGTCTCAGATTATCTGTGTGTCTCGTTTATCTACAATGACGTCAATAGCTCATGTCACATGTACAACAAAAGCCTAACCATCGGCGACGATTGTGTTGAGCATGCAAACCAAGACCATATGTACTACAACTTGGGTGAGTTCAAATTTGTCATTCACAGAAAACGTTAACTGATATGAtgtttcataatgttttacttttctccATAATCCAAACGGAAAACCAAAATAATCACCAAACGGAAAACCAAAATAATCACCAAACGGAAAAAATGTCACAGAGGATGAAATCTTtcgtttgagtggcattcttGAAGTCGGCGGTATGGTgatgacaaaactttatggatgatccaCTGTTTTATC encodes the following:
- the LOC137255567 gene encoding uncharacterized protein; amino-acid sequence: MECVLMSVIQRRTTGLLHCLVLFLTILLHVTMASRRTFTFLHSDHLNGHLCSYGVRQQTEVVSQLDCARKCVSDYLCVSFIYNDVNSSCHMYNKSLTIGDDCVEHANQDHMYYNLVQHTYVGCYNDNRRRILPYGLQTDYVCMTIEACKVNCHGRGYTFFGVEGGKECFCGSVIKDGYSIRPESECSSLCSGDSSPRCGGHWRISIFQTVQTGA